The Triticum aestivum cultivar Chinese Spring chromosome 5A, IWGSC CS RefSeq v2.1, whole genome shotgun sequence genomic sequence AGCAATCTGGTCAAATAAGGATCATGCAAGGACCCAACGATGATGTTTTGATAATAACGTATGGCATTTGTCAATGCCTCAGTGATACAGGATACACATTTTTATCTTTTGTTCTTGCTGATATAAAATGTAGATCTCAAGAGTTTGGTATTTCTGAAAGCTTTGCAAATTAGTTTGTACTGGTTCCTGGTTTTCTTGTAACATGCACTGTTATGTGTACCCACCTTGCTTTCTCATTATTATTTCTCCATTTGGAGTGCTGGAAAAAAAAAATCCACAATCCTGATTTTCTTCTTCTGATATCATAGTTGATGATGTGCTTACATTTTAGTCTTGAGAGTGTTTTCTGTCTGCGAAATGTGACTATACATGTAGGAACTTATGTCTGACCACATTTTAATGCACTTTTCAGGTTGACGAAGTAGGCCTTGATCACGTACCTGATGTTATTCAAAACTACCATATATGTGTAGTGAAAAATAAATGTATAGATTCAGATATCATTGCCAAAGCAACTAAGATGAAGATTATTATGCAGTATGGTGTTGGTTTAGAAGGTGATTATAAGCCTGGATTAGTGGATCTGGTGTTGACGTATTATCTTACATTCTGATTGATCCATCGACATAACTAGGTCTTCTTATATGGAGTATGTAATTTTTTATAGGTGTTGACATAAATGCTGCTACAGAACAGAAAATCAAAGTTGCACGGATACCTGGGAGTACTACAGGAAATGCAATTGCTTGCGCAGAAATGGCTATCTATCTAACTTTAGGTGTTCTGCGGAACCAAGTAAAGTCACATGACTAGCAGTTTTGACCTATTGGCAGTGCTGCTCTCTATATCGTGGAGCTCCTATTGATGAACATTCATCTCATTCTTGTCTCACTACATCCACTCATGTATACAGTACCGAGTTTCTCAGTTCTCATGATAGCATGCCTAATTATGTTGATATTCCTGCACGATCGGTGAAAAATTGATGCAGATATGAAGTAGGCGAGCATATAATATTCTGCGCCACTAGGTCTTTGGTTGTAAAATTACCAGTACTTCAAAAGTGGGATAAAAGGGCCTGCAAGCTGCAGAAATTTGGGAACAAATACATGATGAGCGTATTAAACATGGTTTCTGTTTCATGTGGATCCTACTTAGTACAATATCCAACAATTTATGCAATTAGACACTGATTTCGAGCCATGGTTCATCATGTTGCATATATTTGTACAGAATATTCACTCAGTTTTTTGTTAAATAAGCTACCTTCGTAGCTGCCATCATTTGGAAGATAAGTTTTTTTAGTTTAATAAATATAAGTTAGCTTCTGTTAGTTGTAATGGAATATTCATGTTTTGGACTTTGGCCATAATTTGCAGAAGGAAATGGATACTGCTGTCATTCAGAAGGACTTGGGCCTTCCAGTTGGAGAAACAATATTCGGGAAAACAGTATGCTTTTCGTGTATGAGTTACTTTTTATCTACTTTCCACAAGAAAAATCCCATTTGAGTAGAAATTTGTATTTACTTTGCTAGATACTTATCCTGGGGTTCGGAGCCATTGGCATGGAAATTGCCAAGAGACTAAGACCATTTGGAGTGAAAATTCTTGCTACAAAAAGAAACTGGTCATCAAATACAGTGTCTTGTGGTAAGTTGCAGTATCATTCCCTTATGAGTGAATTATTAGATGTTGTGTTATCTTCCTCTCTCAAAATATTGCTATTGCAGATATTGATGGGCTGGTTGACAAGAAAGGTGGTCCAGAAGATATGTACGAACTCGCTCGAGAAGCTGACATAGTTATAACTTGCATGACGTTAAACAATGAATCAGTTAATTCTTCTCTATGTTCATTTATTTAATAAAAAGTCTGCCAGAAATATCTCTATTCGACTTCAGTTAGGCGGTTACTAAGGCACTAAAGCTATAAATATTTATAGGTTGGGATTGTGGATCACAAGTTCCTGTCAGCTTTGAAAAAGGTATGTGTATTTTTTCTCCAATATACTTGTCTGCATCGTAGGAGATTTACATCTTATTTCTTAAATTTTCTTCTGAGATTTATTTACTTTACGGAATAAATAAGCCATCATTCTTGATTCATCCTGTAAGAAGAAAATTTGTATATGAGGAAATGTTAATCTTAGAATAGTGTTGGAGGATCAGATTGTGCTGGTGTATGCATTGGAATAACCATCAGAAAATGGCAAAATGATCCCAGGAGCATATGTTCTTGTTTCAAAGAACACATGTGCTGCTAAAGTTTTCAAAAGGAAAAGATATCAAGAATATTCGTAGACGTTTGTGGAATGATACTGTATATATATAGCGCTGTGTGTTCCCTGCAAAAAAAAAGCGTCGTGTGTTCCCCGCAAAAAGGGTGTTGTGTGTGTGCACCACTGCGGACCAAGGTTTTTTCCCAGTGGTAACCGACCAGAAATTTCGCTGACCCCCAAGAAACAGCGCTACCGTtcgatttttttgaaaaaaactgaaTTCAAATGCTAAGATCTGCATGCATATCTTATCACAACTCACTGCCTCGTGTGGTGGTGAGGTCCATAACTTACACCCTTGGAGGTCGTCTTGGGGGATTCCCCTATTGTCCCATCAATGTTTGCAGCTTCTTCAGCTGTAAACGGTGCATAGCAAAATAGTGCAGCAGCGAGGGTTCGAACCCGCACCCCACGCGGAGAAAGGCATGTGTAAGATGACCAGTGGAATAAGTGAGAGTATGTGTGTGTGCCAGGTTAAAATTACATATTGTGACGCAAAAAATTTAAATTCAGAATTTGTTTGAATACGTTCAGACAGAATAATTCCGAGATTGGAATTCGGTTCTTCCGGCCCATTAAAAAAAAGGGTATCGAAAAAAAACCTTGCTGCAGAAACACATGTGACAGGCATAACCGACCCCAATTGGCACAAATTATGGTTGTTTTAACTATTTAAATTAGGAAGATATCTTGTAACCTGGCCCTTAAGCCAGCAGAAATAAGATAATCCTGCTTTTTATTGTTTGGCTCTATGTAAAGAAGACCCTCTTAGAATATATGAATGAAACAAGAAATAATCAGCCTTATGTTCGAGCCTCTCCTCCATTATCAACCTAGCCATACCGAGCTGGCGGTATTATCCATCATGAACTAAGGTTCGTGGCATAGAGTTGATATTTTAGTATTTCTCTCCTTGCAGGCTTGCACACACATAAATGGACATATTTCATGACAAAAACTTAGAGTGCATAATTATTTTGCAATCTACATATAGGATCTGTTTTTGATTTTTGGAAAACTATGAAATATACGCCTGACAGCAGAACTCCCGTTCTCAATAGCTGCCATGTTCTTGTAGGGATCATATCTCATCAATATTGCCAGAGGACGCCTACTGGACTATACGGCTGTGTTTAATCACCTTGAGTCAGGTCATTTAGGTGGTTTGGGCATTGATGTTGCTTGGACGGAGCCATTCGATCCAGAGGATCCAATTCTGAAATTCCCAAATGTTATTATAACACCACATGTTGCAGGAATCACAGAATACTCTTACAGAACCATGGCAAAGGTTTGCACTTGTTTCTCTGCAATGCACAAAGTTACTTCTCATTTATCAATCATGTATTTGTTGCTAGTAGTTGTATCTTGTCTGTTAACTCCTGTAGTTACATTATAATATTTGTGTCAAAAGAACTTTTAGATTCAGAAGCGCCACATTTGTTATTTATTTTTGAGCCAACTACGGCACTTTAATATCATTAAGTAGCATCAATTACATTACCCTCCAGAATACGTCTGGTGGATCATCTTTCCAAACAAAACTAGCACTAGAATCATATGAGAACTAGTTAGTTTATGAGCTACCTCATTGGCTTCATGAGCACACTGTTTAAACATCGCAGTGCCAATTTAGATGACCAGCTTTCCTGGCCACAGGCTTGGTATGAAAAAGCAGTATTCTGTTGGAAGAACTTTTTTTCTCATGACTAAAAGCATCAGTAAACAAGAAGATATATGCTTAAACGAAATTAAATGATATTAGCCACTTAGCAAACCTCCTCTTTCTCTGCGCATAAACTCATGGTTTTCCTTGTGGATTGTTGCTTCTTTTTTTCGATATCCTAGAATTACTTTGAACTGAAGGACACCTCATTCAACCCCTGCTCAGATAGGCGTGTCATGTGCATTATCATTTCATTCTTAATAAACGAAGCCATCACCATCATCATTAACCGTGTGTATTGTCATTGAAATCCTCGATGTAAAAGAACGAAAGTTCGCTGACTTGTGTGACCATTTACCATTTCCTCTCGTACTGAATTTTGCTCTGCCTTTGGGTACAGGTTGTTGGTGATGTCGCTCTCAAGCTTCATGCAGGAGAGCCATTCACCGAAATAGAATTTGTGAACTAGGCAAACTGAGTAGATGGCGGCATTGTTGATTTAATTTAAGACGTATTACTAGACCCAGAATTACCAAATAAAGGCAAATGTTATGGACGATACCAAATAAAGGCAAATGTTATGGACGATACCAAATAAAGGCAAATGTTATGGACGATTGCATTACTGGAGAATCATAGGAATTCGACCGGTTTATTGATGTAAAGCATTGTTGTCTGTCTGATTGCAAACATGTGAAGCGTTAGCAGCAAATTTCTGCATCTCTGTTGCATACAATCAACATTGTTAGAATGCCATGTTTGCTTCAAAGGCCACTGAGAACCTGAAACAGTTTTGATGGTGGCCGCTGGGGTTTCGGAGTGAAAATTCTTTTTTTTAAAGGGAAGTGAAAATTCCTTGGATGGATGGATCCGGCAATGAAgacccaacacacacacacacacgcgcgtcgcagtttttgctactccctccgttccgaattacttgtcacagaaatggatgtatctagatgtattttagttctagatacatccatttttgcgacgagtaatttggaacggagggagtatctctgaAGCAACACTGTATGCTCTGGTGGGTGAATTTAGCAAAGGAGGCAGGACGATGTTCTTTCCGAAACgtgtaaaaaaatattttttccGTAAAGATGTTATATAATCCTGGAGTCTTTTTTAGATTAAATCCAGCCATTGCTTTATTAGATTAGATCGGCAACAGATTACACTCTGACCGAAGAATTCTAGTCAGGAACCCAGGAATTATATCAAAACACATGCATATATCAGTACCAAGAGCTTCTTTAACACATAGGCGCGCCACCCAATTTGCCTCATGTTGAGTACAAAGAACTTTGAAACCCTGGAAAGAACCACACATGCCACATCTGTTTGATCTCCTTCAGGATCTGAACTCCATCACTCCGAATAGCTTTGTCATCATTCCATAACTCAACTAAGGACAAGCAATCTGATGGAACTATGATATTTTGAAGggttagggcacatctagatgtgtcttaattattgcacatctaagtcactCAATCAAGcataagaaggaaaagaaaaagggaaaagaaaatatccacacgaatctcCGTGTAAGATCGATGATTTAGGACTTAGATGTACAATATTTATGAcatatctagatgtgctttagcaaaactgtattTTGAACACCTCATTTGATTGTTGTCTCAAATCCATCCCAGAACGCAAAGAAGCTTGGCGGGTTCATCATCGTCAGCCGATTAGCTGCTTGCTAGCTTCGCGGATAAGGAAGCTTTAGTTCCTGCGGCTCATGGCTGGCCGACAAGCTTGCCGCCAGACACGAGGAAGGCATGTGGTGGGAAACGGGTGCCGACAATCATTTAGACTTGGTTAAACTAGGGTTTAGTTCAAATATGTCGAAACGGGCGTCAGTTTTATGTAAAAATTATCTAAGTTTGATTGAAAATAGTTCGGTTTGTATAAATTTGCATCAAGTTTGTTTATTTTTGTTAAATTGGTTTTCGGGATCACGCATCATTGTCCTCGGACTGGTCCTCATCTGTCCGTGGTGTTCAGTTTGGGggtcagtgttggagatgccctaaaatcCAAGCACACCCTAATTCTGACGAGATGGCCCCACCTGCCAAAGACAGGCATGACTCGTCTCTTTTGCCCCTCCAAGTTTCGCGCTCCCCTCTGCCTG encodes the following:
- the LOC123103292 gene encoding hydroxypyruvate reductase; the encoded protein is MAGARSAATRLTHSSLFLLSRAAAAAATRRTNLPSSSRDYSKMASSVGGNGYSDVTRVLFCGHYWPASTIYTKEYLQNYPFIQVDEVGLDHVPDVIQNYHICVVKNKCIDSDIIAKATKMKIIMQYGVGLEGVDINAATEQKIKVARIPGSTTGNAIACAEMAIYLTLGVLRNQKEMDTAVIQKDLGLPVGETIFGKTILILGFGAIGMEIAKRLRPFGVKILATKRNWSSNTVSCDIDGLVDKKGGPEDMYELAREADIVITCMTLNNESVGIVDHKFLSALKKGSYLINIARGRLLDYTAVFNHLESGHLGGLGIDVAWTEPFDPEDPILKFPNVIITPHVAGITEYSYRTMAKVVGDVALKLHAGEPFTEIEFVN